The following are from one region of the Strix aluco isolate bStrAlu1 chromosome 30, bStrAlu1.hap1, whole genome shotgun sequence genome:
- the NUDT17 gene encoding nucleoside diphosphate-linked moiety X motif 17 isoform X2 yields the protein MAGLRRVLVHVRRGGAERPARVGQSVTGTFCPAHEDAAVVSCGLDRGRFLLSDVAFPGSTVALLERPSSCPAKHLGEPPAAGLPAELRGRGVAAAVAVLLQASTGHILLTRRAGALSTFPNVWVPPGGHVEPDEELLPAGLRELEEETGLRLAAGTFSWRTLGLWESIYPPALSQGLPRHHHVIVYLLLRSAEGRRRLEARLRPSASEVSACAWLEPSVLEAIAGAAEEAEEGGHVATTVGPRGYDTRTRKSSKQNPPRRSPGPARPLNRGGRSSEKRCFKKTPKKTPQKRKNCYM from the exons AtggcggggctgcggcgggtgCTGGTGCAcgtgcggcggggcggggcggagcggccggCGCGGGTCGGGCAG AGCGTCACCGGCACCTTCTGCCCGGCGCACGAGGACGCGGCCGTGGTGAGCTGTGGCCTGGACCGCGGCCGCTTCCTCCTCTCGGACGTGGCCTTCCCCGGCTCCACCGTTGCCCTCCTCGAG AgaccctcctcctgccccgccaAGCACCTGGGGGAGCCGCCGGCCGCGGGGCTCCCCGCTGAGCTGCGGGGCCGGGGCGTGGCCGCGGCGGTGGCCGTGCTGCTGCAGGCCAGCACTGGCCACATCCTGCTGACCCGCCGCGCCGGCGCCCTCAGCACCTTCCCCAACGTCTGGGTGCCGCCCG GTGGGCACGTGGAGCCGGATGAAGAG CTGCTGCCCGCGGGGctgcgggagctggaggaggagacgGGGCTGCGCCTGGCAGCCGGGACCTTCTCCTGGAGGACGCTCGGCCTCTGGGAG TCCATCTACCCGCCGGCGCTGAGCCAGGGGCTGCCGCGTCACCACCACGTCATCGTCTACCTGCTGCTGCGCTCGGCCGAGGGCCGCCGCCGGCTGGAG GCCAGGCTGCGGCCCAGCGCCAGCGAGGTGAGCGCCTGCGCCTGGCTGGAGCCGTCGGTCCTGGAGGCCATCGCCGGCGCCGCGGAGGAAGCCGAGGAGGGGGGACACGTTGCCACCACTGTGGG TCCCCGCGGTTACGATACAAGAACCAGGAAATCGTCCAAGCAGAaccccccgcgccgctcccccggccccgcgcggccTCTGAATCGGGGGGGAAGGAGCAGTGAAAAAAGGtgcttcaaaaaaacccccaaaaaaaccccccaaaaaaggaagAATTGCTACATGTGA
- the NUDT17 gene encoding nucleoside diphosphate-linked moiety X motif 17 isoform X1 produces the protein MAGLRRVLVHVRRGGAERPARVGQSVTGTFCPAHEDAAVVSCGLDRGRFLLSDVAFPGSTVALLERPSSCPAKHLGEPPAAGLPAELRGRGVAAAVAVLLQASTGHILLTRRAGALSTFPNVWVPPAAARGAAGAGGGDGAAPGSRDLLLEDARPLGVHLPAGAEPGAAASPPRHRLPAAALGRGPPPAGGQAAAQRQRGERLRLAGAVGPGGHRRRRGGSRGGGTRCHHCGRHRAEQRLLRHRPAPARPLPAPGRGAGQRRHQVRPSALAGGPGGSWAPPQQHPIKNFRSWSPMCVLEGDGGTPLGL, from the exons AtggcggggctgcggcgggtgCTGGTGCAcgtgcggcggggcggggcggagcggccggCGCGGGTCGGGCAG AGCGTCACCGGCACCTTCTGCCCGGCGCACGAGGACGCGGCCGTGGTGAGCTGTGGCCTGGACCGCGGCCGCTTCCTCCTCTCGGACGTGGCCTTCCCCGGCTCCACCGTTGCCCTCCTCGAG AgaccctcctcctgccccgccaAGCACCTGGGGGAGCCGCCGGCCGCGGGGCTCCCCGCTGAGCTGCGGGGCCGGGGCGTGGCCGCGGCGGTGGCCGTGCTGCTGCAGGCCAGCACTGGCCACATCCTGCTGACCCGCCGCGCCGGCGCCCTCAGCACCTTCCCCAACGTCTGGGTGCCGCCCG CTGCTGCCCGCGGGGctgcgggagctggaggaggagacgGGGCTGCGCCTGGCAGCCGGGACCTTCTCCTGGAGGACGCTCGGCCTCTGGGAG TCCATCTACCCGCCGGCGCTGAGCCAGGGGCTGCCGCGTCACCACCACGTCATCGTCTACCTGCTGCTGCGCTCGGCCGAGGGCCGCCGCCGGCTGGAG GCCAGGCTGCGGCCCAGCGCCAGCGAGGTGAGCGCCTGCGCCTGGCTGGAGCCGTCGGTCCTGGAGGCCATCGCCGGCGCCGCGGAGGAAGCCGAGGAGGGGGGACACGTTGCCACCACTGTGGG CGTCACCGAGCTGAGCAGCGGCTCCTCCGGCACCGCCcggcgcccgcccggcccctTCCTGcccccgggcggggagcgggtCAGCGCCGGCACCAAGTTCGCCCTTCGGCGCTGGCTGGGGGCCCGGGGGGCAGCTGGGcccccccacagcagcacccaaTAAAAAATTTCCGCTCGTGGAGCCCCATGTGCGTGTtggagggggacggggggaccCCGCTGGGGTTATAA
- the NUDT17 gene encoding nucleoside diphosphate-linked moiety X motif 17 isoform X3 gives MAGLRRVLVHVRRGGAERPARVGQSVTGTFCPAHEDAAVVSCGLDRGRFLLSDVAFPGSTVALLERPSSCPAKHLGEPPAAGLPAELRGRGVAAAVAVLLQASTGHILLTRRAGALSTFPNVWVPPGGHVEPDEELLPAGLRELEEETGLRLAAGTFSWRTLGLWESIYPPALSQGLPRHHHVIVYLLLRSAEGRRRLEARLRPSASEVSACAWLEPSVLEAIAGAAEEAEEGGHVATTVGVTELSSGSSGTARRPPGPFLPPGGERVSAGTKFALRRWLGARGAAGPPHSSTQ, from the exons AtggcggggctgcggcgggtgCTGGTGCAcgtgcggcggggcggggcggagcggccggCGCGGGTCGGGCAG AGCGTCACCGGCACCTTCTGCCCGGCGCACGAGGACGCGGCCGTGGTGAGCTGTGGCCTGGACCGCGGCCGCTTCCTCCTCTCGGACGTGGCCTTCCCCGGCTCCACCGTTGCCCTCCTCGAG AgaccctcctcctgccccgccaAGCACCTGGGGGAGCCGCCGGCCGCGGGGCTCCCCGCTGAGCTGCGGGGCCGGGGCGTGGCCGCGGCGGTGGCCGTGCTGCTGCAGGCCAGCACTGGCCACATCCTGCTGACCCGCCGCGCCGGCGCCCTCAGCACCTTCCCCAACGTCTGGGTGCCGCCCG GTGGGCACGTGGAGCCGGATGAAGAG CTGCTGCCCGCGGGGctgcgggagctggaggaggagacgGGGCTGCGCCTGGCAGCCGGGACCTTCTCCTGGAGGACGCTCGGCCTCTGGGAG TCCATCTACCCGCCGGCGCTGAGCCAGGGGCTGCCGCGTCACCACCACGTCATCGTCTACCTGCTGCTGCGCTCGGCCGAGGGCCGCCGCCGGCTGGAG GCCAGGCTGCGGCCCAGCGCCAGCGAGGTGAGCGCCTGCGCCTGGCTGGAGCCGTCGGTCCTGGAGGCCATCGCCGGCGCCGCGGAGGAAGCCGAGGAGGGGGGACACGTTGCCACCACTGTGGG CGTCACCGAGCTGAGCAGCGGCTCCTCCGGCACCGCCcggcgcccgcccggcccctTCCTGcccccgggcggggagcgggtCAGCGCCGGCACCAAGTTCGCCCTTCGGCGCTGGCTGGGGGCCCGGGGGGCAGCTGGGcccccccacagcagcacccaaTAA